The following proteins are co-located in the Pseudomonas fluorescens genome:
- the rapA gene encoding RNA polymerase-associated protein RapA has protein sequence MAQQYQPGQRWISDSEAELGLGTVLAQDGRLLTVLYPATGDTRQYALRNAPLTRVRFSPGDSITHFEGWKMTVQEVDDVDGLLVYHGLNGQNEQVTLPETQLSNFIQFRLASDRLFAGQIDPLAWFSLRYHTLEHTSRQLQSSLWGLGGVRAQPIAHQLHIAREVADRIAPRVLLADEVGLGKTIEAGLVIHRQLLSGRANRVLILVPENLQHQWLVEMRRRFNLQVALFDEERFIESDATNPFEDTQLALVALEWLVDDEKAQDALFAAGWDLLVVDEAHHLVWHEEKASPEYSLVEQLAEVIPGVLLLTATPEQLGQDSHFARLRLLDPNRFHDLHAFRAESENYRPVAEAVQELLDKGRLSPAAHKTIQGFLGDEGEALLTAVNDGDTEASARLVRELLDRHGTGRVLFRNTRAAVQGFPERKLHAYPLPNPDEYLELPLGEHAELYPEVSFQSQPDVEEENRWWRFDPRVEWLIDQLKMLKRTKVLVICAHAETAMDLEDALRVRSGIPATVFHEGMNILERDRAAAYFADEEFGAQVLICSEIGSEGRNFQFSHHLVLFDLPSHPDLLEQRIGRLDRIGQKHVIELHVPYLETSPQERLFQWYHEALNAFLNTCPTGNALQHQFGPRLLPLLENADDGEWQALIDEARAERERLEQELHTGRDRLLELNSGGAGEGDALVEDILEQDDQFALPIYMETLFDAFGIDSEDHSENALILKPSEKMLDASFPLGDDEGVTITYDRNQALSREDMQFITWEHPMVQGGMDLVLSGSMGNTAVALIKNKALKPGTVLLELLYVSEVVAPRSLQLGRYLPPAALRCLLDANGNDLSGRVSFETLNDQLESVPRASANKFVQAQRDQLTPRINAGEEKITPRHAERVAEAKRRLAADTDEELARLTALQAVNPTVRDSELVALRNQREQGLAMLDKAALRLEAIRVLVAG, from the coding sequence ATGGCGCAGCAGTATCAACCGGGGCAACGCTGGATTAGTGACAGCGAAGCAGAGCTGGGGTTAGGCACCGTTCTGGCACAGGACGGCCGCTTGTTGACCGTGCTCTATCCGGCCACTGGCGACACTCGTCAGTATGCGCTACGGAATGCGCCCCTCACTCGTGTGAGGTTTTCGCCGGGTGACTCCATCACCCATTTCGAAGGCTGGAAAATGACCGTACAGGAAGTCGACGACGTCGATGGCCTGCTGGTTTACCACGGCCTCAATGGGCAGAACGAGCAGGTCACCCTGCCGGAAACCCAACTGTCCAACTTCATCCAGTTCCGTCTGGCCAGCGACCGTCTGTTCGCCGGGCAGATCGACCCGCTGGCCTGGTTCTCGCTGCGTTACCACACGCTGGAACACACCAGCCGCCAGTTGCAATCCTCGTTGTGGGGCCTGGGCGGCGTGCGTGCACAACCTATTGCTCACCAATTGCACATCGCCCGCGAAGTCGCTGACCGTATCGCGCCACGGGTATTGCTGGCGGACGAAGTGGGCCTGGGCAAGACCATCGAAGCCGGCCTGGTGATTCATCGCCAGTTGCTGTCGGGCCGCGCCAACCGCGTGCTGATCCTGGTCCCGGAAAACCTGCAGCACCAGTGGCTGGTGGAAATGCGCCGCCGCTTCAACCTGCAGGTTGCGCTGTTCGACGAAGAACGCTTTATCGAAAGCGATGCCACCAACCCGTTCGAAGACACCCAGCTCGCCCTCGTCGCGCTGGAGTGGCTGGTTGACGACGAGAAGGCCCAGGACGCGCTGTTCGCGGCCGGCTGGGACTTGCTGGTGGTCGACGAAGCCCACCACCTGGTGTGGCATGAAGAGAAAGCCAGCCCTGAGTACTCGTTGGTCGAGCAACTGGCCGAGGTGATTCCCGGCGTACTGCTGCTCACCGCCACCCCGGAGCAACTGGGCCAGGACAGCCACTTCGCGCGCCTGCGCCTGCTGGACCCGAACCGCTTCCACGACCTGCACGCCTTCCGCGCCGAAAGCGAGAACTATCGCCCGGTGGCCGAAGCCGTGCAGGAGCTGCTGGACAAAGGCCGCCTGTCGCCAGCGGCACATAAAACCATTCAGGGTTTCCTCGGCGACGAAGGTGAAGCACTGCTCACCGCCGTCAACGATGGCGACACCGAAGCCAGCGCACGCCTGGTGCGTGAGTTGCTCGACCGCCACGGCACCGGCCGCGTGCTGTTCCGTAATACCCGTGCCGCCGTGCAAGGGTTCCCGGAGCGCAAGCTGCACGCCTACCCGCTGCCGAACCCGGATGAATACCTCGAGTTGCCACTGGGCGAACACGCCGAGCTGTACCCGGAAGTCAGCTTCCAGTCGCAACCGGATGTTGAAGAGGAAAACCGCTGGTGGCGCTTTGACCCGCGCGTCGAGTGGCTGATCGACCAGCTGAAAATGCTCAAGCGCACTAAAGTGCTGGTGATCTGCGCCCACGCCGAAACCGCCATGGACCTGGAAGACGCCCTGCGCGTACGCTCCGGCATCCCGGCCACGGTGTTCCACGAGGGCATGAACATCCTCGAACGTGACCGCGCTGCTGCCTACTTCGCTGATGAAGAGTTCGGCGCCCAGGTGCTGATCTGCTCGGAAATCGGCAGTGAAGGCCGCAACTTCCAGTTCTCCCACCACTTGGTGCTGTTCGACCTGCCGTCCCACCCCGACCTGCTGGAACAGCGGATCGGCCGTCTGGACCGGATCGGCCAGAAGCATGTGATCGAACTGCACGTGCCGTACCTGGAAACCAGCCCGCAAGAGCGCCTGTTCCAGTGGTACCACGAAGCGCTGAACGCGTTCCTCAACACCTGCCCGACCGGTAACGCCTTGCAGCATCAGTTCGGCCCGCGCCTGCTGCCGCTGCTGGAAAACGCCGACGACGGCGAGTGGCAAGCCCTGATCGACGAAGCCCGTGCCGAGCGCGAGCGCCTGGAGCAAGAGCTGCACACCGGTCGCGACCGCTTGCTGGAGCTCAACTCCGGCGGTGCGGGTGAAGGCGATGCGCTGGTGGAAGACATCCTTGAGCAAGACGACCAGTTCGCCCTGCCGATCTACATGGAAACCCTGTTCGACGCGTTCGGCATCGACAGCGAAGACCATTCGGAAAACGCGCTGATCCTCAAGCCCAGCGAAAAAATGCTCGACGCCAGCTTCCCGCTGGGTGACGACGAAGGGGTGACTATCACCTACGACCGCAACCAGGCGCTGTCGCGCGAAGACATGCAATTCATCACCTGGGAACACCCGATGGTGCAGGGCGGCATGGACCTGGTGCTGTCCGGCTCGATGGGCAACACCGCCGTGGCGCTGATCAAGAACAAGGCGCTCAAGCCGGGCACCGTGTTGCTGGAACTGCTCTACGTCAGTGAAGTGGTTGCGCCGCGCTCGCTGCAACTGGGCCGCTACCTGCCACCGGCCGCCTTGCGCTGCCTGCTGGATGCCAACGGCAATGACTTGTCCGGCCGCGTGTCGTTTGAAACCCTGAACGACCAACTGGAAAGCGTGCCACGCGCCAGTGCCAACAAGTTCGTGCAGGCCCAGCGCGATCAGCTGACGCCGCGCATCAACGCCGGCGAAGAGAAGATCACCCCGCGCCACGCCGAACGTGTGGCCGAGGCAAAACGCCGCCTGGCAGCGGATACCGACGAAGAGCTGGCGCGCTTGACCGCGTTGCAAGCGGTCAACCCGACCGTGCGCGACAGCGAGCTGGTGGCCTTGCGCAACCAACGCGAGCAGGGCCTGGCCATGCTCGACAAGGCGGCGCTGCGACTGGAAGCGATTCGGGTGTTGGTGGCGGGTTGA
- a CDS encoding aminotransferase class V-fold PLP-dependent enzyme, with protein sequence MSPLEVQQLRDDTPGCQSGLVHFNHAGASLPSQASLDAIIDQLQREARDGPMEAGEHGAVLVEKARRAAGQLLNAPTSSIAFASSGSTAWSMAFEALGAWKPGERILVGRHEWGGNLASMQRAVQSGAQVDVIPCDETGAVCPVALESMIDANVKLIDLTWLPANGGLINPAQAIGEVAKRHGIAYFIDAGQAVGQLPVDVQALHCDVLKSAGRKHLRGPRGTALMYVRPGFLQRLNPAQRDVFSAPWAADGFHLRDDARRFETSEVSYALLAGLGTALQEVNRLGVERTWERVLQISGQIREGLRQIPGVSLHDLGANHSGLIAFNLAGWDAFELKRRLGLKRITVGANGVAYTPLDMQARGLSSIARVSVSPLNTEDDIARLLAALRELRD encoded by the coding sequence GTGAGCCCGCTCGAAGTCCAGCAACTGCGCGACGACACGCCCGGCTGCCAGTCGGGCCTGGTGCATTTCAACCACGCCGGTGCCTCACTGCCGAGCCAGGCCAGCCTCGACGCGATCATCGACCAATTACAGCGTGAAGCCCGCGACGGCCCGATGGAGGCCGGCGAGCATGGCGCTGTGCTGGTCGAAAAAGCCCGGCGTGCGGCCGGGCAATTGCTCAATGCGCCGACTTCGTCGATTGCCTTTGCCAGCAGCGGCTCGACCGCCTGGAGCATGGCATTCGAGGCCTTGGGCGCCTGGAAGCCAGGCGAGCGGATTCTGGTCGGCCGCCATGAATGGGGCGGCAACCTGGCGAGTATGCAACGGGCCGTGCAGTCCGGCGCCCAGGTGGACGTCATTCCTTGCGATGAAACCGGCGCGGTCTGCCCGGTGGCACTGGAGTCGATGATCGATGCCAACGTCAAGTTGATCGATTTGACCTGGCTGCCGGCCAACGGTGGCCTGATCAACCCCGCCCAGGCGATCGGCGAAGTGGCCAAGCGTCACGGTATCGCCTATTTCATCGACGCCGGCCAAGCCGTGGGGCAACTGCCGGTCGACGTGCAGGCACTGCACTGCGATGTGCTCAAGTCAGCCGGGCGCAAACACCTGCGCGGGCCACGCGGTACGGCGCTGATGTATGTAAGGCCGGGCTTCCTCCAGCGCCTGAACCCCGCCCAGCGCGATGTGTTTTCAGCCCCTTGGGCCGCCGACGGTTTCCACCTGCGCGACGACGCCCGGCGCTTTGAAACCAGCGAAGTGTCCTACGCCTTATTGGCGGGGTTAGGCACGGCGTTACAGGAGGTCAATCGACTGGGCGTAGAGAGGACGTGGGAAAGGGTCTTGCAGATCAGCGGGCAAATCCGCGAAGGCTTGCGGCAGATTCCGGGAGTTTCCCTGCATGACTTGGGCGCCAATCACTCAGGACTGATCGCCTTCAACCTCGCTGGCTGGGATGCCTTCGAACTCAAACGACGCTTGGGCCTCAAGCGCATCACTGTCGGCGCCAATGGCGTGGCCTACACTCCATTGGACATGCAGGCGCGTGGCCTGAGCAGTATCGCAAGGGTGTCCGTCAGCCCGCTCAACACCGAGGATGACATCGCACGACTGCTCGCGGCGCTGCGTGAGTTGCGCGATTAA
- a CDS encoding RidA family protein, with protein sequence MSDSIRQRVQALGLTLPTPSQPAANYINHVVSQNQLFISGQIPMIDGKPAYVGRLGESLSDEEGAQAAELAALGLLGQLSDALGDDLSRAVRILRLGVFIASSADFQRQSVVANGASNLLVNALGDKGRHVRTAVGVSSLPAGVAVEVDAIFELQP encoded by the coding sequence ATGAGCGATTCCATCCGCCAACGCGTGCAAGCCCTTGGCCTGACGCTGCCCACGCCCAGCCAGCCGGCGGCCAATTACATCAATCATGTGGTCAGCCAGAACCAGCTGTTCATTTCCGGGCAGATCCCCATGATCGACGGCAAACCCGCCTACGTCGGTCGGCTGGGCGAATCCCTCAGCGATGAAGAAGGCGCCCAGGCGGCGGAACTGGCGGCGCTGGGCCTGTTGGGCCAATTGAGCGATGCGCTGGGTGATGACCTTTCGCGCGCGGTGCGGATTTTGCGCCTGGGGGTGTTCATTGCCAGCAGCGCCGACTTCCAGCGCCAAAGTGTGGTGGCCAACGGTGCCTCGAACCTGCTGGTCAACGCCCTCGGCGACAAGGGCCGGCACGTGCGCACTGCCGTAGGGGTTTCCAGCCTGCCGGCTGGGGTGGCGGTGGAGGTTGATGCGATTTTCGAGCTGCAGCCGTGA